One window of the Candidatus Chryseobacterium colombiense genome contains the following:
- the pdxH gene encoding pyridoxamine 5'-phosphate oxidase has protein sequence MENLHHKRKVYEKSQLIESEIKQNPIEQFRDWYLEASETPTISEANAMAISTVEEDGCPRTRMVLLKSYTYEGFIFYTNYDSKKGKSIERTHKACLHFFWPGLERQIIIKAELEKIAENLSDGYFHSRPKGSQLGAVVSPQSQEIPNREFLEEKLKDLEAKYENTEVPRPENWGGYLARPYEIEFWQGRPNRLHDRIVYTLEDLDWKIARLAP, from the coding sequence ATGGAAAACCTGCACCATAAGAGAAAAGTATACGAGAAATCCCAACTTATTGAAAGTGAGATTAAACAAAATCCTATCGAGCAATTCAGAGACTGGTATTTGGAAGCAAGTGAAACTCCTACTATTTCTGAAGCGAATGCTATGGCGATTTCTACAGTGGAAGAAGATGGATGTCCTCGTACAAGAATGGTTTTGCTTAAATCATATACGTATGAAGGATTCATTTTTTATACGAACTACGACAGTAAAAAAGGAAAATCTATAGAAAGAACTCATAAGGCTTGTCTTCATTTTTTCTGGCCGGGGTTGGAAAGACAGATTATCATTAAAGCAGAACTGGAAAAAATTGCCGAGAATCTAAGTGACGGATATTTTCATTCAAGACCTAAGGGAAGCCAGCTTGGAGCTGTAGTTTCTCCACAAAGTCAGGAAATTCCAAATAGAGAGTTTTTAGAAGAAAAATTGAAAGATTTAGAAGCAAAATACGAAAATACTGAAGTTCCGAGACCTGAAAACTGGGGCGGATATCTTGCAAGACCCTATGAAATAGAATTTTGGCAAGGAAGACCCAACCGACTTCACGACAGGATTGTTTATACTTTGGAGGATTTGGACTGGAAAATAGCAAGACTGGCTCCGTAA
- a CDS encoding aspartate 1-decarboxylase: MLIEVFKSKIHRVRVTASDLNYIGSITIDEELIEAAGLVVGERVYIVNVNNGERFDTYVIKGKRKSGEVCLNGPAARKVQKDDIIIIIAYAQMTPEEAKDFQPKIVFPDEKTNLLT; this comes from the coding sequence ATGTTAATAGAAGTTTTCAAGTCTAAGATTCACAGGGTAAGAGTTACGGCTTCAGACCTTAATTATATTGGAAGTATTACGATTGATGAAGAGCTTATAGAAGCTGCCGGATTGGTAGTGGGCGAAAGAGTGTATATCGTAAATGTAAATAACGGAGAGCGTTTTGATACATACGTTATCAAAGGAAAAAGAAAATCTGGTGAAGTTTGTTTGAACGGTCCGGCTGCAAGAAAAGTACAAAAGGATGATATCATCATTATTATTGCCTATGCGCAGATGACTCCCGAAGAAGCTAAGGATTTCCAGCCGAAAATTGTTTTCCCGGATGAAAAGACCAATCTTTTGACATAA
- a CDS encoding HU family DNA-binding protein codes for MNKSELIDAIAKDAGITKVAAKAALESFIGNVTSTLKKKDGKVSLVGFGTFSVAERAARQGINPATKKPIKIAAKKVAKFKAGADLSNAVSGAKKK; via the coding sequence ATGAACAAGTCTGAATTAATCGACGCAATCGCAAAAGATGCAGGAATTACTAAAGTTGCAGCAAAAGCTGCTTTAGAATCATTCATCGGTAATGTAACTTCTACTCTAAAGAAAAAAGACGGAAAAGTTTCTTTAGTAGGTTTCGGAACATTCTCTGTAGCTGAAAGAGCTGCTAGACAAGGTATCAACCCTGCAACTAAAAAACCAATCAAAATTGCGGCTAAAAAAGTTGCTAAGTTCAAAGCTGGAGCTGACTTATCTAACGCAGTTTCTGGTGCTAAGAAAAAATAA
- a CDS encoding lysylphosphatidylglycerol synthase transmembrane domain-containing protein, with the protein MEKKVKNPLKSLLTIVISLAFAGFFLWFALKGLDFKVIQKSLAKANYWWVLFAACFGIAAYWFRAIRWNLMLEPMGHQISNSNSLWSISFGYLMNLTIPRSGEVARATALYGVEKVPVDQSFGTIILERVVDLVCMVVFLGLTLIFKGEVILSFYKNSGININTNKILFIVGILIVGAVLFFVFKKRLANIPVLDKIIKFIDGIIQGLTSIFKLRQKGKFILYTIGIWVSYYFAAFLVCFALPETSNFTFDDGFLILVVGTLGMIIPASGGIGAFNLAMKYGFMALFISMGKSGQLGGEVGLTYSFISLPLQIVIMLVMGLISIPMLAKARNKAFAEKEFE; encoded by the coding sequence ATGGAGAAAAAAGTAAAAAATCCTTTAAAATCATTACTCACCATAGTAATATCGCTTGCTTTTGCAGGCTTTTTTTTATGGTTTGCCCTTAAAGGGTTGGATTTTAAAGTAATACAGAAATCACTAGCGAAAGCGAATTACTGGTGGGTTTTATTTGCGGCCTGCTTTGGAATTGCGGCGTATTGGTTCAGGGCTATTCGCTGGAACCTGATGCTGGAACCTATGGGACATCAGATTTCAAATTCCAATTCATTGTGGTCAATTTCTTTTGGGTATTTAATGAATCTTACGATCCCCAGAAGTGGAGAAGTGGCAAGAGCAACTGCATTGTATGGGGTAGAAAAGGTTCCTGTTGACCAATCTTTCGGAACCATTATTCTGGAAAGGGTTGTGGATTTGGTTTGTATGGTTGTTTTTTTAGGATTGACCCTGATATTTAAAGGAGAAGTAATTCTGTCTTTCTACAAAAATTCAGGAATTAATATTAATACGAACAAAATTCTATTTATCGTCGGAATATTAATTGTAGGAGCAGTCTTGTTTTTTGTCTTTAAAAAAAGATTGGCAAATATTCCTGTTTTAGATAAAATAATCAAATTCATTGATGGAATTATTCAGGGGCTAACTTCAATATTTAAGTTGAGACAGAAAGGAAAATTTATCCTTTATACTATAGGAATCTGGGTTTCTTATTATTTTGCAGCATTTCTTGTATGTTTTGCACTTCCGGAAACTTCAAATTTTACTTTTGATGATGGTTTTTTAATTCTTGTTGTAGGTACATTAGGAATGATCATTCCTGCAAGTGGCGGGATTGGAGCTTTTAACCTGGCTATGAAATATGGTTTTATGGCTTTGTTCATTTCAATGGGGAAAAGCGGACAATTGGGAGGTGAAGTGGGATTAACGTATTCTTTTATTTCCTTGCCCTTACAGATTGTAATTATGTTGGTAATGGGGCTTATTTCCATTCCTATGCTGGCAAAAGCAAGAAACAAAGCATTTGCTGAAAAAGAGTTTGAATAA